The following is a genomic window from Solanum stenotomum isolate F172 chromosome 4, ASM1918654v1, whole genome shotgun sequence.
CTGCTTCATGTCAAGATTCTGGCAGTCCCCTAAGGAAAACCCACAAGTTGAATTTGGAAGTTTCTCCTCATAGAGCTGGTAATCTACTCTAGTTTCAACCTTTTAATAAGCTAATGGAATTGtaaagtttattttgttttgcaTTTAAGTGACggctttttttgttttgttttgtttttattagtGAATGGTGCAgttgtttgtttatttgttcCCATCTGTATCAATATGTCTCGTGTTTGTATTTTACAGTGTCTGCGGTTAGATTGATGCGTATAGAGTTTGGTGGTGCATTTGCTGATCTTCTGAACGAGCAAGGGAAGGGTTCAGGGGATAATGAAATGGGATATGTTGAAAGAACTCTTGGGTTTCGTACTCGTGACTTAGACGACAGAGATTTAAGACTGGTTTCTTTCTTTGCCTTCTCTTCACTACCATCCTTTGAATTCACTTCTGGCAATATCAAAGCACTCGTCCTTATGGATTTCTCGAAATGTTTGTATTGTAGGTCACGGAGGTTGTTGGAGGTACCATTCGCTGGAGAAGATATCTTGATCACTTGATTCTTTCATTATGCCACGATGAGCGGACATTCAGAAGCATGGAACCTCTTCTAGTACAGGTATATTTGCCACTCTTTTTGGATTCTTTACTTTTAGAGCATCTGGtggaatatattttttgttgccATGGTTTGAGTATTGGAGAACCTCTTAAATTGTATCTATTTGAAGTTGATATTAAGTCAAAAACAAAGGAGAACTCATGAATTTGATGGTTTTATTGTTAGAGACTCCTTTAAAATAGCATTGATGTgttattaaaaggaaaaaagaaaaagagtagcATGGCGGAGTTTCTTTGTGAATCAATATCGCATTGGCAAATATGCCTTCTAAGTCATTTTTGAGTTGTGTCAACCATCTAGAACCAAAATTAATGTAAATGAGTGATGGTGACAGAATGCAATCTTCGATTTACTATATGTCTTCTTAGTCTTAACAGTGGTTGGTATGCATGTTGGCTGATGAGGTTGTGTCAAGCATAATGTAATTGCGAGAGTTAGAATGTCATTGTGAAAGAATGTTTTGTTTAGTGTGCATTGGTAGGTCATAGTCATCATGGTTATAACTCCAAATAGAGTATACATTACCAGTgcatttattttctattttgaaatAGACAAggataagtttttttttaaaaaaaattatccaaggAAAATCCACCATGAGGTATATGCTCAATGCTAAAAAAATCACATCTCAGAGGCTGAAATGCTAATGCTATTTGGCGGTCTATCCTATTAATTGGTGCTGACTTTTCAACGATCTTTGAGTTAAACACTTCATCTCTATGGACCTTGACATGCACTGCAGAGCTTGAAATTGATAGGACCACTTGGGAAATTGGATGTGTCGGACCTGAAAGTTTCCTCTTTTCTTGCCTTCTACGTTCTGtctttttaacttttgaattttgctTGGTCATTTATAATCCCTCTCAACTGattttttgctttaaaaatgTTGTTAGATTCTTCGAATTGGTTTCTATGAGATCACCAAGTTAGACATGCCACCTTATGCTGTTGTAGATGAGGTATGTTTATCTTATTACTTTGGTCTATAATGGTTGTTCTCTTTTTACTAAGTTATTTGATGAAAGCTGATTTGAAGTCTGTCAAGAAAAATGGATGTGATTTTATATTCTGTTGAACCTAGAAATGAAGCTGATGGTATAACAAGGTAATGCCTTTGAGCTTTCAATAGAGCCTTTGCTTGCCATATTTTTGAATGAAGTGAGGGAAAAGGAAAGATAAGATGCTTGATGACAGGTGAGGTTGGTCTAGATACAAGAGCACTCCACTTTCAATCAGTAAGTTAGAAGTTCGAGTTACAAGaggagaaaattggaaaaaaaccACTATTGACCCCTGTGCTGGGGGTGGTGGGGGATGGGGGTTCaccatgaaaaaaaaagatgctTGATATTTTGGCAGTCTTTCCTTATCTCTTACGCTAGAGACAAATTACTATACAGCCAGCAGCTTACACCTgcttttttctatttaaattgGATATTTGGTGCTGCATTAGGAAATGACTCAtgagtaaaatttaaatttcagtAGCATCCATTTGAACATCCTAGAATGAAAAAGGATAAATTCATAACATCATTTGTGCACCTCGTATCTCTTTGAAAATAAACATTAtctcttttttgtttaatttgataaatgagGTGAACATTTCTTTTATGCAAAGTAATGTAAGTGTACCCTTTTTGGATGTTTAAATCTAACTGCAGAGTGTAAGGCTCGCAAAAGTTGCTCTTAGACCAGGTGCCGGTAACTTGGTTAATGGGATTCTCAGGAAACTAGCAGTCCTTAAGGTATGTCTTCTATGTTTCCTTCAGCATATAGGCTCTGACAATAAGGAATCTACTGGTTCCCTGATTCTTTTCATGTCTGCAGGAGAGTGATTCCCTTCCGGCAGTGGAAGTGGATGGTGATGATCGTCAGCAAGCACGTGGTCTTGCCACTCTTTACTCTCATCCAGTTGTATGGTTGAACTGTTTCTTCTTTAAATCTTTTGTCTTAGAGAATCCAGGTCTGATATTATAGCAGCATGTCCCGTACACCCATGGTTGTGTCAAATAGATTTTCTAGAGTtatattttggaaattttattttttcattgcTATATATTTCTTTATCCGTACCGTGAGATTCTCTTATGATTTATCACTCTGATTGGAGATAAAATAATGCTTGGGTTAAATCCTGTGGGCTGTGGATATAGCTTAAGTTCTAGCTTTTCTTTGTAAGAACTTGTCAAAATGACCCTCATTTTGTTGCATACTTTGGGAATTTTCATGATACTCCAATTATATGGTAATCATATCAGGTATCTTTTCACTTTGCTTTAACATGTCACAGATTATAATATGCTAAGCATAAACAAACAGTACTAAAATTCGTATGACTATCTTTTCACATCTCTTAATTTTTCATCTATTTATTGTTTTCCTATGTTTACTAGTGGATGGTAAGAAGATGGACAAAGTATTTTGGACAAGACACAGCTATTAAGCTTATGGCATGGAATAACAGCTATCCCAGTTTTAGTCTAAGGTATATGATGAAACTTTTATTTCCTCTTTTACCCTTTTTCTGGATGATCGTGTGACTGTTCTGTGTTCAAATCATGTTAACAAAACTAGGGCAAATACTGGGAAAGGTTTGACAGGGGCTGATCTCGTCTCAAGGCTTAAAATGTTGAAGGTAAGATTTAGATGCCGTTCGTTCCTTGCTGATAATAAAATCTTAGGATCACTTCTAGACTCTCTCTCTCTTGTACCTTATTCAAACTCTAAGTTCTGAATGTCTAGTTGACCAAAGAGAGGCAAATTGATATCATCCATCACTAGTCAAGATTTAAGGAGTTAAATAGAAGTCCATAATAATGGAGTCTTCTTCTGCTTTTTGACAAAATAGGATGAGTGTCCTAAACACTAATTGAGACCAACATATTAAATTTTCTGAATTATGCTGCAATATTCTGCATTTGTTTCGTGTATTACTATGATTCATTGTGTTTCCTTTCTTCAACTTCAGGTCCCACATGAGCCTTCTCTATACTTGGATGATTTTGTACGTCTAAAAACTGGAATGCAGGTATGATCAAAAGCTTGATAAGATCTTCAAACTGTGTTTACTATATGTAGTTATGTACATATTTATGACATTGATATAGATTTTTCTATGTTGGTATGTCACTTCATTAGTGATCGGCATTTAGTTACTTATCAAGAAAGAGACAGAATGTGTGTTCGTTACTTTTTAGTTCTCAAAATTACCATAGAGACTTGATTTAAAGGTAGTGTCAACTGTTGTCATGTGAGGGATAACCTAGTGCAAAGGATCCTTCACCTCTAAGGCTCTAACAAAGAGATTGGGGGTTTGATTCAC
Proteins encoded in this region:
- the LOC125863020 gene encoding uncharacterized protein LOC125863020 isoform X3, whose translation is MEIWNFPACSFFSDHHTHTIMPSLLSGRILHFPKLSATSSSESYSSKQVKFPKKISQNSATSVRPADSGSPLRKTHKLNLEVSPHRAVSAVRLMRIEFGGAFADLLNEQGKGSGDNEMGYVERTLGFRTRDLDDRDLRLVTEVVGGTIRWRRYLDHLILSLCHDERTFRSMEPLLVQILRIGFYEITKLDMPPYAVVDESVRLAKVALRPGAGNLVNGILRKLAVLKESDSLPAVEVDGDDRQQARGLATLYSHPVWMVRRWTKYFGQDTAIKLMAWNNSYPSFSLRANTGKGLTGADLVSRLKMLKVPHEPSLYLDDFVRLKTGMQNVIQAGLLKEGFCAVQDESAGLVVSIVDPQPGENIIDCCAAPGGKTLFMASRLNGQGKLFAVDINEGRLRILRETAKLHQVIDVISTIHSDLRTFSTDKVVEWDKVLLDAPCSGLGVLSKKASRFALE
- the LOC125863020 gene encoding uncharacterized protein LOC125863020 isoform X2, which translates into the protein MEIWNFPACSFFSDHHTHTIMPSLLSGRILHFPKLSATSSSESYSSKQVKFPKKISQNSATSVRPADSGSPLRKTHKLNLEVSPHRAVSAVRLMRIEFGGAFADLLNEQGKGSGDNEMGYVERTLGFRTRDLDDRDLRLVTEVVGGTIRWRRYLDHLILSLCHDERTFRSMEPLLVQILRIGFYEITKLDMPPYAVVDESVRLAKVALRPGAGNLVNGILRKLAVLKESDSLPAVEVDGDDRQQARGLATLYSHPVWMVRRWTKYFGQDTAIKLMAWNNSYPSFSLRANTGKGLTGADLVSRLKMLKVPHEPSLYLDDFVRLKTGMQNVIQAGLLKEGFCAVQDESAGLVVSIVDPQPGENIIDCCAAPGGKTLFMASRLNGQGKLFAVDINEGRLRILRETAKLHQVIDVISTIHSDLRTFSTDKVVEWDKVLLDAPCSGLGVLSKICVGIGDWKTWSNLNIYRMSFSIQLPGW